The following coding sequences lie in one Burkholderia cepacia genomic window:
- a CDS encoding H-NS family nucleoid-associated regulatory protein, whose product MSSYKDLLAQREKLEKQIEEAKSREYAEVLNDVKQKIADYGFSLAELGLSRAKAGKVGRPRAGVAAKYRDPETGATWSGRGKPPRWIAGKNREQFAI is encoded by the coding sequence CCAGCGGGAAAAGCTGGAGAAGCAAATCGAAGAAGCGAAGTCGCGTGAATACGCTGAAGTGCTGAATGACGTGAAGCAGAAAATTGCCGACTACGGCTTTTCGCTCGCTGAACTCGGTCTCAGCCGCGCGAAGGCAGGCAAGGTTGGCCGTCCGCGCGCAGGCGTGGCCGCGAAGTACCGCGATCCGGAAACGGGCGCAACATGGTCGGGCCGTGGCAAGCCGCCGCGCTGGATTGCCGGCAAGAACCGCGAGCAGTTTGCGATTTAA
- a CDS encoding cation diffusion facilitator family transporter translates to MSTFSGDAQSADKHAVARKSTLVSIVLNVVLATFQIVVGTIAHSQALIADGVHSISDLISDFVVLVANRHSGASPDADHNYGHSRYETVASLFLGAILIAVGIGMLWRAGDRLVNLENIPAVHFSALIVALTVLVSKEALFRYMLREARRVRSAMLVANAWHARSDAASSLVVAIGIVGSLAGVKLLDPIAAAIVGFMVARMGWTFGYDALQDLSDRALDTADTAEIRALLAATPGVRDVHDLRTRKMGDAALVDAHILVDPKISVSEGHYIAETARARVLSDPRVLDALIHVDPENDAARRPALALPPRGEIAARLEAALAQRGLRATAINLHYLSTGLEIDVTLASDPHDTDAALAGRIDVGALQREFGARRIGFTRAMPAQA, encoded by the coding sequence ATGTCCACGTTTTCCGGCGACGCGCAGAGCGCAGATAAGCACGCGGTTGCGCGCAAGAGCACGCTCGTCAGTATTGTGCTGAATGTCGTGCTTGCGACATTTCAGATCGTCGTCGGTACGATTGCGCATTCGCAGGCATTGATTGCTGACGGTGTGCATTCGATATCCGATTTGATCTCGGATTTTGTCGTGCTGGTTGCGAATCGCCATAGTGGTGCATCGCCGGATGCCGACCACAATTACGGCCATAGCCGCTACGAAACGGTCGCGTCATTGTTTCTCGGCGCGATCCTGATTGCGGTCGGGATCGGCATGCTCTGGCGCGCCGGCGATCGCCTCGTTAATCTCGAAAACATTCCCGCTGTCCATTTCTCCGCGCTGATCGTCGCGCTGACGGTGCTCGTGTCGAAAGAGGCGCTGTTTCGCTACATGCTGCGCGAGGCGCGGCGCGTGCGTTCGGCGATGCTCGTCGCCAACGCGTGGCATGCGCGCTCGGATGCCGCGTCGTCGCTGGTCGTTGCGATCGGCATCGTCGGCAGCCTGGCCGGCGTGAAGCTGCTCGACCCGATCGCGGCCGCGATCGTCGGCTTCATGGTCGCGCGGATGGGCTGGACGTTCGGCTATGACGCGCTGCAGGACCTGTCCGACCGTGCGCTCGACACGGCCGACACGGCCGAGATTCGCGCGCTGCTTGCGGCGACGCCCGGTGTGCGCGACGTGCACGACCTGCGCACGCGCAAGATGGGCGACGCCGCGCTCGTCGATGCGCACATCCTCGTCGATCCGAAGATCTCCGTATCCGAAGGGCACTACATTGCCGAGACCGCGCGTGCGCGCGTGCTGTCCGATCCGCGCGTGCTCGATGCGCTGATTCACGTCGACCCGGAGAACGACGCGGCGCGCCGCCCGGCGCTCGCGCTGCCGCCGCGCGGCGAGATCGCGGCACGGCTCGAAGCCGCGCTCGCGCAGCGCGGGCTGCGTGCGACGGCGATCAACCTGCATTACCTGAGTACGGGGCTCGAGATCGACGTCACGCTCGCCAGCGATCCGCACGATACCGATGCGGCGCTGGCCGGCCGGATCGACGTCGGCGCGCTGCAGCGCGAGTTCGGCGCGCGCCGGATCGGCTTCACGCGCGCGATGCCCGCGCAGGCGTGA
- a CDS encoding Lrp/AsnC family transcriptional regulator has protein sequence MEAQVTLDSFSQKILRLLQLDARRSVQEISDQVGLSSTPCWRRIKDMEQSGVIQRYTALLDREKLGLHVCALAHVHLTRHNEGGVEQFEREIATCPEVTECYSTTGEADYILKIVAPDIKAYDVFLHERIFKIPAVSQVRTSVVLREIKFDTQLPL, from the coding sequence ATGGAGGCGCAGGTGACGCTCGATTCCTTTTCGCAAAAAATCCTTCGCCTGTTGCAGCTCGACGCGCGCCGTTCCGTTCAGGAAATTTCCGACCAGGTCGGCCTGTCGAGCACGCCGTGCTGGCGTCGCATCAAGGACATGGAACAGTCGGGCGTGATCCAGCGCTACACGGCGCTGCTCGATCGCGAGAAGCTCGGCCTGCACGTCTGCGCGCTCGCGCACGTGCACCTGACGCGCCACAACGAAGGCGGCGTCGAGCAGTTCGAGCGCGAGATCGCGACCTGCCCGGAAGTCACCGAGTGCTACAGCACGACCGGCGAAGCCGACTACATCCTCAAGATCGTCGCGCCTGACATCAAGGCCTACGACGTCTTCCTGCACGAACGCATCTTCAAGATCCCGGCCGTGTCGCAGGTGCGCACGAGCGTCGTGCTGCGCGAAATCAAGTTCGACACGCAACTGCCGCTGTAA
- a CDS encoding exonuclease, with the protein MNQTAIPEIYVSTDVEADGPIPGPHSMLSFASAAYTENKQLIATFSANLETLPGAQAHPVQEAWWKTEPEAWAACRRDLQAPEAALLAYVDWVEALPGKPVFVAMPAGFDFTFMFWYMMRFTGRCPFSWSALDIKTLAFAITGLPYRKAIKPRFPKHWFDDHPHTHVALDDAIEQGALFCNMLADLRRQQAALADLAVADTDRSETTESGQNPTDPRAN; encoded by the coding sequence ATGAACCAGACCGCCATCCCGGAAATCTACGTCAGCACCGACGTCGAGGCCGACGGCCCGATTCCCGGCCCGCACTCGATGCTGAGCTTCGCGTCGGCCGCCTATACCGAGAACAAGCAGCTGATCGCGACGTTCTCGGCCAACCTCGAGACGCTGCCCGGCGCGCAGGCGCACCCGGTACAGGAAGCGTGGTGGAAGACCGAGCCCGAAGCGTGGGCCGCGTGCCGGCGCGACCTGCAGGCGCCCGAGGCGGCGCTGCTCGCGTACGTCGACTGGGTCGAGGCGCTGCCCGGCAAGCCCGTGTTCGTCGCGATGCCGGCCGGCTTCGATTTCACGTTCATGTTCTGGTACATGATGCGCTTCACGGGACGTTGCCCGTTCTCGTGGTCCGCGCTCGACATCAAGACGCTCGCGTTCGCGATCACGGGGCTGCCGTACCGCAAGGCGATCAAGCCGCGCTTTCCGAAGCACTGGTTCGACGACCATCCGCATACGCACGTCGCGCTCGACGACGCGATCGAGCAAGGCGCGCTGTTCTGCAACATGCTCGCCGACCTGCGCCGGCAGCAGGCCGCGCTCGCGGACCTCGCCGTCGCGGACACCGATCGGTCGGAAACCACGGAGTCGGGGCAAAATCCCACGGATCCGCGAGCAAATTAG
- a CDS encoding MBL fold metallo-hydrolase has protein sequence MKVTLIPVTPFQQNCSLLVCEKTGRAAVVDPGGDLDRIQQEVARQNVQVEKVLLTHGHIDHCAGAKTLATHYGVPIEGPQEEERFWIEKLPMQSERFGFPAADAFEPDHWLNDGDTVQFGDETLEVYHCPGHTPGHVVFFSRAHRVAIVGDVLFAGSIGRTDFPRGNHEDLVRSIKEKLWPLGDDVTFVPGHGPVSTFGDERRTNPFVSDKVFG, from the coding sequence ATGAAAGTCACGCTCATTCCGGTCACGCCGTTCCAGCAGAACTGCTCGCTGCTCGTCTGCGAGAAAACGGGCCGTGCCGCCGTCGTCGATCCGGGCGGCGATCTCGATCGGATCCAGCAGGAAGTCGCGCGGCAGAACGTGCAGGTCGAGAAGGTGCTGCTCACGCACGGGCACATCGATCACTGCGCGGGCGCGAAGACGCTCGCGACGCACTACGGCGTGCCGATCGAGGGGCCGCAGGAAGAAGAACGCTTCTGGATCGAGAAGCTGCCGATGCAGAGCGAGCGCTTCGGCTTCCCGGCCGCCGACGCCTTCGAGCCCGACCACTGGCTGAACGACGGCGACACCGTGCAGTTCGGCGACGAAACGCTCGAGGTCTATCACTGCCCGGGCCACACGCCCGGCCATGTCGTGTTCTTCAGCCGCGCGCATCGCGTCGCGATCGTCGGCGACGTGCTGTTCGCCGGCTCGATCGGCCGGACCGATTTCCCGCGCGGCAATCACGAGGATCTCGTCCGTTCGATCAAGGAGAAGCTCTGGCCGCTCGGCGACGACGTGACGTTCGTGCCGGGCCACGGCCCGGTGTCGACGTTCGGCGACGAGCGCCGCACGAACCCGTTCGTGTCCGACAAGGTATTCGGATGA
- a CDS encoding septal ring lytic transglycosylase RlpA family protein, translated as MNVRFPSRFGTIALFFALTGCAVPPSQTTGSANQKNAVDKTAAAAKADNDKQLNFDSALASMPAADAKDAKKSSLADAEPIDGKDVSDFRQTGRASWYGRDFHGRRTANGERFNMNALTAAHRTLPLSSYIKVTNASSGKWVVVKVNDRGPFKRGRVLDLSYAAAKMIGLVHAGTGRVKIEGLSPQEAREARDEMFASISAK; from the coding sequence ATGAACGTACGATTTCCGAGCCGATTCGGGACCATTGCATTATTTTTTGCGTTGACGGGCTGTGCGGTGCCACCCAGCCAGACCACCGGAAGCGCGAACCAGAAGAACGCGGTCGACAAGACGGCCGCTGCCGCGAAAGCGGACAACGACAAGCAACTGAATTTCGATTCCGCACTGGCATCGATGCCGGCTGCCGACGCCAAGGACGCGAAGAAGTCGTCGCTGGCGGACGCCGAGCCGATCGACGGCAAGGACGTGTCCGACTTCCGTCAGACGGGCCGCGCATCGTGGTACGGGCGGGATTTCCACGGCCGCCGCACCGCGAACGGCGAACGCTTCAACATGAATGCGCTCACCGCCGCGCACCGCACGCTGCCGCTGTCGTCGTACATCAAGGTGACGAATGCGTCGAGCGGCAAGTGGGTCGTCGTGAAGGTCAACGATCGCGGGCCGTTCAAGCGCGGCCGCGTGCTCGACCTGTCGTATGCCGCTGCCAAGATGATCGGTCTCGTGCATGCCGGCACGGGCCGCGTGAAGATCGAAGGGCTGTCGCCGCAGGAAGCGCGCGAGGCACGCGACGAAATGTTCGCGTCGATCTCGGCGAAGTAA
- the rsmI gene encoding 16S rRNA (cytidine(1402)-2'-O)-methyltransferase: protein MTALLELAHTQHYPDAALYVVATPIGNTADITLRALHVLGLADRIAAEDTRNTGQLLARYGISKPLLAVHEHNEREAAQRVIDMLRGGERVAYVSDAGTPGISDPGARLVDAVRAAGFAVIPLPGASAAVTALSVAGEWAGAFTFAGFLPPKAKQRATALQALVSHPYALVFYEAPHRIAETITALADAFGPARRLLIARELTKLHEQLFQGTLAEGQTWLAGDANRQRGEFVLVVEGAPAASGEADDTAHDALLRLLLEEVPVKSAAKLAAALTGASRNTLYARALALKEG, encoded by the coding sequence ATGACTGCCCTCCTCGAACTCGCGCATACGCAGCACTACCCGGACGCCGCGCTTTACGTGGTCGCCACGCCGATCGGCAATACGGCCGACATCACGCTGCGCGCGCTGCACGTGCTCGGCCTCGCCGACCGCATCGCGGCCGAAGACACCCGCAACACCGGCCAGTTGCTCGCCCGCTACGGGATCTCGAAGCCGCTCCTGGCCGTGCACGAGCACAACGAACGCGAAGCCGCGCAGCGCGTGATCGACATGCTGCGTGGCGGCGAACGCGTGGCTTACGTCTCGGACGCCGGCACGCCCGGCATCTCGGACCCCGGCGCGCGGCTGGTCGACGCGGTGCGCGCGGCCGGCTTCGCGGTGATCCCGCTGCCGGGCGCGAGCGCGGCCGTGACCGCGCTGAGCGTGGCCGGTGAATGGGCCGGCGCGTTCACGTTCGCCGGCTTCCTGCCGCCGAAGGCCAAGCAGCGCGCAACCGCGCTGCAGGCGCTGGTGTCGCATCCGTATGCGCTGGTGTTCTACGAAGCGCCGCACCGGATCGCCGAAACCATCACCGCACTCGCCGATGCGTTCGGCCCCGCGCGCCGGCTGCTGATTGCGCGCGAACTCACCAAACTACACGAGCAGTTGTTCCAGGGCACCCTGGCCGAAGGACAGACCTGGCTTGCCGGCGATGCGAACCGGCAGCGCGGCGAGTTCGTGCTGGTCGTCGAAGGCGCGCCGGCGGCGAGCGGCGAAGCCGACGACACCGCGCACGACGCGCTGCTCAGGCTGCTGCTGGAAGAAGTGCCGGTGAAGAGTGCCGCGAAGCTCGCGGCCGCGCTGACGGGCGCATCGCGCAACACGCTGTATGCGCGTGCGCTCGCGCTGAAGGAAGGCTGA
- a CDS encoding YraN family protein: MCHAAPAGPGDGRGLPRAGDNFSGAAQSKPVGAAFELRARQFLERRGLGFVAANVTMRGGELDLVMHEPDGMLVFVEVRARRSVRHGGAAASVGWRKRRRLVAAALQFWARHGAGAACRFDVVAFEAGRLVWLRDAFRTDDV; this comes from the coding sequence TTGTGCCACGCGGCGCCGGCCGGCCCGGGCGACGGGCGCGGTTTGCCGCGCGCGGGCGACAACTTTTCCGGCGCGGCACAATCAAAACCGGTCGGCGCGGCGTTCGAGCTGCGCGCGCGGCAATTTCTCGAGCGGCGCGGCCTCGGGTTCGTCGCGGCGAACGTGACGATGCGCGGCGGCGAGCTCGATCTCGTGATGCACGAGCCCGACGGCATGCTCGTGTTCGTCGAAGTGCGCGCGCGGCGCAGTGTCCGGCATGGCGGCGCGGCGGCGAGCGTCGGCTGGCGCAAGCGGCGGCGTCTCGTCGCGGCGGCGTTGCAGTTCTGGGCGCGGCACGGTGCCGGTGCCGCGTGCCGGTTCGACGTCGTCGCATTCGAGGCCGGCCGGCTCGTGTGGCTGCGCGACGCATTTCGTACCGACGATGTGTAG
- a CDS encoding SIS domain-containing protein, protein MSVERIQQQFHDSAALHAEAADALALPIAAAVDAMFAALANGNKIVACGEGPSAAAAQYLAASLVGGFERERPGLPAIALATDASQAGLMGAMAAEQLFAQQVRVLGQTGDILLVLDSGGASPRVLAAIDEAHEREMTVVALTGGNGHAVAAVLSDTDIPISVHAVRAARIHEVHLLTIHCLCDGIDAMLLGED, encoded by the coding sequence ATGTCAGTCGAACGTATTCAGCAACAATTCCACGACAGCGCCGCGCTTCACGCCGAAGCGGCAGATGCGCTGGCGTTGCCGATCGCAGCCGCGGTCGATGCGATGTTCGCCGCATTGGCGAACGGCAACAAGATCGTCGCGTGCGGTGAAGGCCCGTCGGCCGCCGCCGCGCAGTACCTCGCCGCGTCGCTCGTCGGCGGCTTCGAGCGCGAGCGTCCGGGCCTGCCCGCGATCGCGCTGGCCACCGATGCATCGCAAGCCGGCCTCATGGGGGCGATGGCCGCCGAGCAACTGTTCGCGCAGCAGGTGCGCGTGCTCGGCCAGACGGGCGACATCCTGCTGGTGCTCGATTCGGGCGGCGCGTCGCCGCGTGTGCTGGCAGCGATCGACGAGGCGCACGAGCGCGAGATGACCGTCGTCGCACTGACGGGAGGCAACGGCCATGCAGTTGCGGCCGTGCTGTCCGATACCGATATTCCGATCAGCGTGCACGCCGTTCGCGCGGCACGCATCCACGAAGTCCATCTGCTGACCATCCACTGCCTGTGCGACGGCATCGACGCGATGCTGCTGGGTGAGGATTGA